The genomic stretch GTGTGAGGCGTTTTCCTACAGACTGACattgttttctttcacttttgttttcagtgtgaTTCTCAACAGTCCGCAAACTagatagttttattcttttttaccgATGAAGTTAGGAGCTGATCTCAAGTGCTCATACACAAAGCATACTTTGGGTACACAACCAAAACCTTTGTCTCCAAGTTTCAGTTTCTGTCCCAGTTTTTAGAAAAACTGTGCTCAGAGAGTAATAGGGCTGAGGTGCAAGGAGGGTCTGAGACTGCCCAGGAAAGAGCCTCTGCAATGCCAGCCCAGTTCCCACATCCCTCTCATGCCCCCTGCCCAGTCCTAACCTGCCTTCTGGAACCTGGGGTTCCTAACTGCCTGTGGCTTGGCAGCCTCCTGACTAGTCATCCTGCCTGTGGGCTTTGCCCAGTTGTCATCTTCCACTCGCTCCTGCCCGTGTACAGCTCAGTCGCCTACCAACAGATACAGCCCTCTCTGAGGGCGGCCTGTAAACTACCATTCCCATCGCCTTGCCCCCCTCATCTGGTCTTCAGGCTCTGGTGCGCCCTTTCCCCAGCTCTAGAGCTCACAGCCTCGGCCTGCGGGCAAGGCATGAAATGGGAAGACTTTAGCCTTCTTTGCTTTTATAACAGAATAACTCCCAGATTTTGAGTACTCTTCTGGTATTTAAGTCAAACTGTTCATTTCTTCACCTTCTGGTTTGTCCTCCAGTGactggttttttgctttgttttgttttgtttttgtagtgagGACCCTCTCTTGATAGCTcctttcatttgttattttatgtctTCCCAGGATATCTATGCAAATGcaaacatatgtaaatatacttCTCCCTCCCATTTTTATTTCAATGACAGCATACTATACATTCTTTGTCTTGGATCTTAATTTATCCCTgtatcaaaaattattttctcatcctTTGTTTCCAGATTGATAATATCCCATCCTGTTCTTATAACAAAATTTAACTTGTTCACCCACTTTTAAAGACATTTGGggtgtttttcatttattattaaaatgttataatatataaatggtGTCATTGCTTAATTCAGCTATATCTGATACTGCTGAATGAAACCTGTGTTAGAAATTTTGAGAAAAGTTGATAAAGAGCCACTCAAATCCCACCTGATCTGATTGTCCCCAGCTCATCTGTAATATGTTCTCTTCTAACTACCACCGCTGCCTCAGTGTGTGTGCTGATGCAGATGCTATTTCTGCTCTGAGATTAAGAGGCTTCCTCAGAATTTACTTTTATGCCTTTTGTGCATAAATTTTGCTCACATCTTTTGTATAAGTACTTGTTGCTATGACAATGAAAATAACGGCCGCTCGTCTTTGTTAGTGTTTAATAAAGGCAGTGGTCTTTAAAAGGCCTTTGAGGCATCACAAACccaattttaaaatactgaagtCAGGCTGGGCATGGCatcacgccttttaatcccaacactccagaggcagaggttgagtgagctctgtgagttccagggcatccaagactctctctctctctctctctctctctctctctctctctctctctctctctctctctctctctctccatatatatatgtgtgtgtgtgtatatcaagactatgtctccaaaaaagaaaaaatcttgaaGTCTGTCATGGTACCTCACTCACACCTGTAACAGCAATTAAGAGACTGATACAGAAGGATTGTTGTGTGTTCTAGGCTAGGCTGACCTACATATCTGGGCTGCAGAGAAAAGTCAAGTTGGCTGGGGCTGTTGATTTGGTGTAATTGGCTTCTCAGTGTTTCCCAAATTGGAGTACTGCGTTCATATATGAAGATGCATAGATCTTAAAGTGTTCTCCCAGACCTATCacaaagcatattttaaatatttttatttactagaCTTAAGATAGTAGTTGTGGTGGtggctcctctctgtctcctactGCATTTGTGTCTGACATCCCAGGCAtctaggaagaagggcagtgcttgggaggaaaggagagaggagcagagcacCTGAGCAGCACCATTCCTCCCCGACGCTGAGCAGAGTGGATGCTCCTTCTGTCCCATTTAGACAGTCAAAGTTGTCGTGCATGTTAGCACACACCTTCAGATTTCCCTTCTTAATTCttggtgcgtgtgtgtgagctCCTGTGCgagtgtgtgcgtgagtgcaGGTGCTGGAGAGGTCGGGAAGCACAGAGCCGCggagctgggatgacaggagGCTTGAGTGCCGAGAAtgcttcctggtcctctggaagagcagcgctCATTCCTAACCACGGAGCTCTCCGGCCCCAAGGCTGCCGTTACTCCCAGCACCTGACAGAAGCAGACTGCAATCTCATGTGCGgggtgtttgaggccagcaaagtctacataacaagtttcagaacagccaggagtgcaaagtgagaccttgtctcaaaagtgtgtgtgtgtgtgtgtgtgtgtgtttgtttgtttccctgtgtaacaaaACAGCCTGGCTCTCCTgcaattctctttgtagaccaggttggccttgaactctcagaaatctgcctgcctctgcttcctgagtgctggaattaaaagcctgtgccaccaccacctggtgattttaatcttttaaaggGCTAAGTTTTATTTATCTGGGTCTCTTGAAATACCATTGTTCGGTGATTAAAGCTTGAAAAATTCGTGTTTTTGAAACATAAAGTTAAATGATCGGATGAATCTGTAGCTTGCACAGCCTTTCAAAAGTTGAAAGTGTCTGTCTAAGGCTGTCCTGACCTGGGCCCATCTCCCTTGCCTGTCCTTACAAACACCTGTGCCTACACACAAGCGCTGTTGTCAGACTTTGCTGTTGATTCATGTTGTCTCTCCAGAAATTATTCATACTTTAAATGTGTATTCAAAGTAttattcaattaaaaagaaagtgaaagcccagaaaacaaacaaaaattataaaatggtatCTAAGAAAATCATTTGCATCTTTATAGTCCCTTATCAGAAACAATCACTATTACTGTCCATTACCCGTGAATCCCTCCAGAGATattttctgcatgtgtgcacacactttaCATTTTCTTACACACTGGACAGCGGCATGCTCCACGTCTCAGAAGTTACTTTAATCATCTAAAGAGAGGTTGTGTGAGGTCTGCAGTGCAGTCTTTCACTACAGACAACACTGCTGCGCATGCCGTGcgtacctgtaactccagcctctgCCACAGAGTATCAGAACAAGCTGCATAGCTGCagagagagatcctatctcagaacccaaaaggaaaagagaaaaattctatGCTTGTGGGAACAAAAAGCTGCATCCATTTCAAGCATCGTTGATTACATCTGTCCCTGCGTGTTTAACAGTGTGTGAGTACAGTTTCTGAGTGTCTTGTCAACAGTGTGGTACATACACATTATGATCTGCTAGATGGAAATAAATTTTCcccatttccttctgtctttctgatTATGGCCCAGCACTATTTGGTCCCAGTAAGAACTCTAGCTCAGAACTGCCAACAAGCTGGTTTGGACCCCATTTGTTCTGTCATCATTTGcattacttttgtgttttattttctctttgcattGGAGCAAAAAATGAGACGTGGAAGTCAggtatagtggctcacacctgttgtggaaggcagaggctgcacAGTGATTTCCAGAGCAGCCTGTACTGGTCagatagcaacaacaaaaatgagaGTTGCTTTAGAGCGTGTAACAGCTACGTTATATCACTTCATGAAGCTGCACTCTTTTCTCTGACCTGCCATGTCTGTCTGAGTTGATACTGCATGCGAGGATTCTTCCTTTCCCCGTCCTCCTGTCAGTGCCTCTCACCTAGCTAGACATACGTCCTGAATAGACCGTGTGCAGTCCTGGATAGATGAGTGCAGGTCTTGGTAGATGTGTgcggtcctggatagatgtgtgCAGTCCTTGGTAGATGTGTgcggtcctggatagatgtgtgCAGGCCTGGATAGATGTGTGCAGTCCTTGGTAGATGTGTgcggtcctggatagatgtgtgCAGGCCTGGATAGATGTGTGCAGTCCTGGATAGATGTGTGCAGTCCTGGATAGGTATGTGCAGCCCTGGCTTCCATTGGTTTGggcagatttttttcaaaagtggTTCTCTTAACAATTATTGGCTTAGCCTTTCTGTTAGACCTGCAAATTTCCTCTCAGCAACCCATGGAATGCCAGTTCTGAGGGCACAGTTTCACCTGGGCCCTCATCCCAACATACCATAGGTAATCATTTTTctttgagggggaaaaaagacatttttaatcgTGACAAGATGGAAATTAAATTTACCAGTTTTACTTTCTTGCTCTCAAGTGGCAGCTCAGCCAGTGGCATTAAATATACTTACacttaagtcattttcttttggatGAGCAAATGAGTAGTAATACTGGTTGTCTTGGGAATTACCCAAAACCAAATGTTCATTTCAATTCTCACCCTTTTTCCTCTAGACGAGGTCATACGGAAGCGTCTTCTGATTGATGGAGATGGTGCTGGGGATGACCGGAGAATTAATCTCCTCGTGAAGAGCTTCATCAAGTGGTGCAACTCTGGATCCCAAGAGGAGGGGTACTTACTTCCTCGGCTGTTCTATACCAACGTCCTGGTGGAGCATTCTCTAGGCCATGTTAAATAGTTCTCTTCACCTTCCCTATTCAGTGCAGCCACTTCCTGACTGACTATTCTCTTTCCCAGCCTCCTCTGTGTCTATTATAACATGCAGAAAGCGCAGGAGTAAAAGGTGAAACAAAGATTAAATTCAGACTCAATAGTTTGATTACCTTTAATATCAAATCAGTATTTGCTTAATATCTCTAAATGAAGATTTCTCTTTTGTTACTAAGTTAATATTTAAGTTGCTACAAAATGATTACACACtaattttttgaagttttttctGGATTTTCTGCTAAAGTGATTGTATTATATAGAGTAGGAAAGTTGTAAGAATAGAATTCTgaagaaaactttatttatttgtgctttttttgtgtgtgtgtgtgtgtctgtgtgtgtctgtgtttatttattttggtttttcgagacagggtttctctgtagcttttggagcgtgccctggaactagctcttgtagaccaggctggcctcgaacccacagagatccgcctgcccctgcctcccgagtgctgggattaaaggtgtgcatcataaCCAACcggctctggaaaaaaaaaaaaactcttaatcAAAATATTGTTAAGGGTGATTAAAATAATTCAGATGCCTTGAACTGAGCCTATAGTGCTGAGAACGGTAAGCTCACCTTGCCTTTGTAACCAGAGCAGCCTGTAAGTTCAAGTACACCTTATCTATCCAAGAAAGTAGTAAAGGCGGGTGTTCTAAGGTACtttaagtaaaacaaataatTGCCTGAACACGGTTTTATTTagtttacaattttttaaaattctctttctctttttcattagaTATAGCCAGTACCAACGTATGCTGAGCACTCTGTCTCAATGTGAATTTTCAATGGGCAAAACTTTGCTGGTGTATGATATGAAtctcagagaaatggaaaattatgaaaaaatatacaaagaaataggTAAGTACTGTTTCTTAGTATAATTTTTTTGTGGTTTGAGAGAAAAGCTGTCTGGTAATATTTGCACTGTAGTAAAGCTGTCAGTAATTGCAGGGTAATAAAGGGTCTGGTAAAGGTCAGCAGCCACGGTGTCATGTCATAAGATGGAGCATGACGTGTTGTGAATGTCAGCGTCTTGTTTGATCAGTGGAGCTTCTGTTAAAAGGTACAGATTATgcatgtaattatataattaccTTCTTAAAACTCCCTTTCGTGTAGAATGTAGTATTGCGGGAGCACATGAGAAGATTGCTGAGTGTAAAAAGCAAATTCTTCAAGCAAAACGAATACGAAAAAATCGGCAAGGTAAGAATGATTTAAAGGACTTTGTAGGGATATTTTATTCCCGACTACAACTTCTATGACgtttttaatattgaaaagtAAAATCTACAGTGTGAATCAGTTTAtaaaaaaatagttatatttaATTCTTGAAACTGTTACTTAAAATGGAGAAGGCAAGGTATAgtgaaaaagatttttattttgctgaattTTATTGGCTACCCAAATATTTCTCAgacattttttctgtctttagatCCTTTTTCCTAAGCGGTGTTGCAGTTTGTCTGCGAAGGTGAGCTAGCTATATGACAGACAGAGGTGTTTATTTGGTGATTTAATgaagctacttttaaaaaatggaaaagaatttaaacattttgttaagcacaaagcaaacaaacattatCCACACAAGTCCCTCACAGGAATGTTAAGGGTTAGAGGACAGCAGGTTGGCCCAGTGGGCaaaacacttgccaccaagcctggcagctGAGTTCCTGTGTCCTGTGGAGAGCAGAAGTGGCCATTTTATCCTGGAGctgaggcagctgtgagccacacatgcgtgctgggaaccgaacctggatTCTGTGAACAGCAGTGTATGCTTTTAACTGCTCAGTCATTGCTCCAGCCTCAAAATCAGTTTAAATGGCAGGGACATTGCTCCTCCTGTCACGTAAAttggaagaagtaaaaataaagagcaaTGTTTAAACCGCGTGGTGGTACATACTTGAAATCCCATCACTtggctaaggcaggagggttaCAAATTCTCGGTAAGTCTGGGTCTCATGGAAACTTAACTCTAAGTCATTGAAGTAAATGACAGCCATAACTGACAGTGTTGTGAAAactaaatggaaatagaaaatgttgTTATTTGATGATGGTGAGGTTTTGTGGCttcacttctgttttgttttatactgaaaaatatattttttataatgtaaaaGATTATTTAAGATAGAATCAGCCTCACTGACTTACTATGCAGTGTCCTGAAAcaatgtgttgcatgtgttcgTGAGCTAATCAATTCAGTATTTTACTACCATCACCACTACCCCCCTTCTTTAGGTAGCCCCgactatcctgaaactcgctttgtaggccaggctggcctcgaacccctgcctctgtctctgcctcccgaatgctaggactaaaggtgagtgccaccactgcctggctttttattcTCCCTTTTAAGAAGTGGCTTTGCATCTAGTTACAGGATGTGTGAAGTTTCAGTGGCTAATTTATAGCAAATATACCAgcttacaataataataataattatcagTATCAGTATCAATAATAATATCAAtcctaaatgattttaaatgtgcagtatttttttaagttttaaaattaatttatgattTCATAAGAACAGTTAGCAGAAGTTACATGACTTAATGTGGCAATTTCCGTGGAGCAGAAATAATGACATGAATTTGAAATCACTTCAGATTCTGAAATGTTTACATTAAAATGAGGAGAAAGTGCTGTCCACTAGATGTTCATGAAGATGATATGCTTGTTTGTAAtcttatattgttttaaattatactaATAAACTTAGTTCTTCCAGATTTTTAAGTCAACCAAGCTAGCAAttgaaaacaaataggaaaagttCATGCTGTGGgaagttttactcttttggttttttggggggcctgccacccagctcccagataagtCACATtcggagacttattcttagttatgagtgCCTGGTCTTAACTTGGCTtgttcttgccagcttttcttaacttaaattatcccgactaccttttgcctctgggcttttatctttctctatttctgtatacctttctttcatAATTGCTCTGTGACTGGCTGGATGTGTGGGTAGCTGCCCCTGATGTCCACCTCTCCTTGTgtctggcttttctttctcttactccttgttctctctttatAGTCTGTgtgctagccctgcctatccttgcttctgccctgctattggcCATTAATCTCTTTATTagaaccatcaggtgttttaggcaggcaaagaatcacagcttcacagttgttcaaatgcagcataaagaaaagtaacacacataaaaataatattcccagCAAATTCAGTCAGATAAACTAATAGAAGCAAGGGCTACATCTGGTATCTCTGGCTCTTCAAATGGATGTCTTGTTTTTGCTTCCTTGGTCCTCAGTCTTTTGGGGCTGACCAAAATGGAgatcaaggtcacacagcaggaTATGGGAGATTTCCTTCATCTTCTTCATCTCCAAAGGAATTGTATTAATGTTGGTGATCATCACTTCCAGTTTTTGCTTGTGCTCATGAGTATTCTTAAACATCCTTCCACATTGTaatccatcactgaaagaagtcaggaacaGAAACAgggcagaaatctggaggcaggagctgatgcagaggccttggggGATGCTACTTATGATTTGTTTCCCATAGCTTGCCATTTTTGGGGTTGAGATAGCATTCTCAGTGTTACAGCCCTGACTCCTGGAACTTgaggtgtagaccaggctggcctcacactccccgaggtccacctgcctgtgccttctaagtgctggggttaaaggcgtgcgccatgcCGGGCTCATTATtgtcatttctttattaatttaagaAAGTGAAGTTCTGATAATCCAGGTTCAAAAAgctccttaatttgtcaaatattttcatgtctttcagAATATGACGCTTTGGCAAAAGTGATCCAGCATCATCCTGACAGGCATGAGACACTGAAGTAAGTTTAGAGCATTACAGGGAGCTGCCTTTCTACAGATAGTTGGAAAATTCCTCAGGCaaagacaatgataatatgcatataaaaatcacaaaaaggacaggtagaacctgacaaagcaatACTACTCCGGAACAGGTGACATGACCCAGGAAGGAGCCAGCATCCAAGGGGAAGTATCTGACATCCCAAACcatagataaagttactaaacatccctgaGTCCTGaattcacccattctcctcatctaatctcttttgtgataaccagctttggggacgcccagatttgtttgttagcaaaggtggggcatgctgtCTTCCTGCTCAATAGCTGTCTTctgtagaaatttctatgtggtctgtgagcaggtaattttgtgggactgactctatgtaaatttgactgctagaacaaagagtgaatggtGTGTCTCTAAGGCCTCCTGGTGTGGGGAATGGAAAGGTCATTCTGTTGCCCCTGTAGGAGAagttacactgctgaggtgttttgggaatgaatcccattctGAAGGGAGAATCGAGGCCTCACAAGGTTTccacagatatgacagtgacttttccaaaagacaagtgttcctgtAGCTCTGCAAAATGGGTTATTCCATGTGGACATGTATGTTTACACTTCCTGTGGATTTGCCTGTTGGTGTGTCAGCTGTACGTTCACTGTCTAGCCTTGTGGGCTCCAACACAGAATTGTTGAAGATCTATTGTGTATTTCATTTTCAGATAAGCACATAGTGTACATCAAAAGAAAGGGGCAGTCATATTTCAGTATTACAGAATCTCGCGCTGCTTGATTAGATTATCGCCTCTCTCCAGTGGCACTACCTGGAGATCCAGGATAAGTTCATGGAGTGTGCCTAAGAGGAAACAGATATGTGTGCCAATGCAGACTGTACTAGACACACATTTTGTAACAGCTCAAGACATAAACAGGAAAAAGActtaataaatttcaaattatgAAACATATACATTTCATTTATGAAAAGAAACTCTCAAATGTTATGTACTAATACTGTTAATTATTCAGAGATACAAATGATGCATCTAAGAGAATTAGAATAATACACAGATTATCTGAGTAGGAAGTAGAGGGGGAGAAATAGGTGTGAGATAGGAAATTGGGAGTCAGGTTCAGAGAGCATTTTAGTTAACTGgcagagtttttctttctttaccaaaagaaaaactgaagttgGTGTGCAAAATGTGTCTGTTCATGGATTTTAGTCTACATgacattttcttgtcattttaaaatttgtatctaAACTAGTTGTAATAAATACATTACAATTTAAGAGATCAGAAATTATCCTCAGTTTCAAATATCTTACCACAGGAGTGTTAGATTCCTTATTCTGTCCTTTCCTCTTATGTGTTAtggatgctttgtctgcatgcatgtcatgTCTGTGAACCACTTGTATGCTTGGTgtccatggtggccagaagagggtgtcagatgcctgtgactggagtcacagacagttgtgagccaccatatggtgctgggaatagaacccgggtcctctggaagggaagcaggtgctcttaactgccaagttatctctcccatctctcaagacccttttattttcagaatattaTTTAGTGaccaaaataattataaattgtcTTAAGTAACAAAATATgacattgtttattttgttgtttcccCACAGGGAGCTAGAGGCTCTGGGCAAAGAACTAGAGCATCTCTCACATATTAAAGAAAGTGTTGAAGATAAGGTATTTGAATATATCCATAAGcctttatgtgtatgcatgtacatgtgtgcatgcgtgtgagagtgtgtgtgtgtagaccaacTTATATATAAGTTGTTTCTTCTTAACACAGCTGGAATTGAGACGGAAACAATTTCACGTTCTTCTTAGTACCATCCACGAACTTCAACAAACATTGGAGAGTAAGTAAAAAACCATTTCAAAATTACTGCTTatgaagatttttaaatgtttaggcTGTGTCTTTTAGAAGAATACCTTGGCTAGAGAGTCTACGTCCAGGATCTAGTGGTATAACTGGATGGCAGTAGAACACTCATGTGTTCAAACTTTCCGCATGCATGCAGAAGAGTAGTGATGtagtgtgtgctgtgcacacatgGCTAGTAGTGAGGACACTTCAAGTCTGTGCTGTGCACACATGGCTAGTAGTGAGGACACTTCAAGTCTGTGCTGTGCACACATGGCTAGTAGTGAGGACACTTCAAGGATGACGGGGAGTGTTTCCTGACTAAGGATTCGGGACACGGGCAAGGTATGTTAGGCTGCC from Arvicola amphibius chromosome 12, mArvAmp1.2, whole genome shotgun sequence encodes the following:
- the Thoc7 gene encoding THO complex subunit 7 homolog isoform X2 gives rise to the protein MLSTLSQCEFSMGKTLLVYDMNLREMENYEKIYKEIECSIAGAHEKIAECKKQILQAKRIRKNRQEYDALAKVIQHHPDRHETLKELEALGKELEHLSHIKESVEDKLELRRKQFHVLLSTIHELQQTLENDDKLSEVDEVQESTMETDSKP
- the Thoc7 gene encoding THO complex subunit 7 homolog isoform X1, with the protein product MGAVTDDEVIRKRLLIDGDGAGDDRRINLLVKSFIKWCNSGSQEEGYSQYQRMLSTLSQCEFSMGKTLLVYDMNLREMENYEKIYKEIECSIAGAHEKIAECKKQILQAKRIRKNRQEYDALAKVIQHHPDRHETLKELEALGKELEHLSHIKESVEDKLELRRKQFHVLLSTIHELQQTLENDDKLSEVDEVQESTMETDSKP